The Megachile rotundata isolate GNS110a chromosome 11, iyMegRotu1, whole genome shotgun sequence genome includes a region encoding these proteins:
- the LOC100879842 gene encoding solute carrier family 2, facilitated glucose transporter member 3 isoform X1 produces MIDEDSHAAVLVDDERPHQSTSGNRDERSTPGGWTFPLILAGVTCCLGSAVPAGFNIGVLNNAAHLIEAFCNASIKERYDVDVSQNNLKIIWSTVVSIFLIGGAVGSFLGSWVADRYGRKGALCIGNIFGIAGAGMFFLIRKLNSIELLLAGRLIVGFSGGFATCVVPMYMAEIAPLRLRGAVGVLCQLGITCGVFLGQIAGLHSVLGTENSWHYMLGAFVPLCVYALVLTSIVLPESPKYLFIIKEQKQKALDELSRIRNMDIMLLQVEISNLQQEIESKTSAEPWTMRRMIKDPNLKLPVFLVCLIQFGQQMSGINVVFYYSNAIFLNAGLGIAGAQYATLGTGVANIAMALISVPVMSSLNRRVVLLSSIYLCFVCLIVLCISMLLNHVSSCMPVICVVAVMAYVIFYGIGLGPIPYFIGSELFDVGPGPVAMALGSIFNWGGNFMVGMMFPTLESIIGPYTFLIFAGALLLLAQFVRIFLPETRGRNTTDVAASINQGFSSRPNSIPHSMANSIFAG; encoded by the exons ATGATTGATGAAG ATAGTCATGCTGCCGTACTCGTGGACGATGAACGTCCGCATCAATCAACCTCGGGTAATCGTGACGAAAGATcg ACACCGGGTGGATGGACTTTTCCCTTAATCTTAGCAGGTGTTACTTGTTGTCTAGGATCAGCTGTACCAGCAGGATTTAACATAGGAGTATTAAACAATGCAGCCCAT TTGATAGAAGCATTTTGTAATGCAAGTATCAAAGAAAGATATGACGTGGATGTTTCccaaaataacctaaaaataatttGGTCTACTGTTGTTTCAATCTTTCTAATTGGTGGTGCAGTTGGTTCATTTCTTGGCAGTTGGGTAGCAGACAGATATGGAAGAAAGGGAGCACTATGTATTGGAAATATATTTGGCATTGCTGGAGCTGGAATGTTTTTCTTGATACGAAAATTGAACTCAATTGAACTGCTGTTAGCAGGTCGATTAATTGTTG GCTTTTCTGGAGGTTTTGCAACATGTGTAGTACCAATGTATATGGCAGAAATTGCACCCCTTAGATTAAGAGGTGCTGTTGGAGTCTTATGTCAGTTAGGAATTACATGTGGAGTGTTTCTAGGTCAAATTGCAGGACTTCATTCGGTACTAGGAACTGAAAATTCTTGGCATTACATGTTGGGAGCTTTTGTTCCATTATGTGTATATGCTTTAGTTCTTACAAGCATTGTTTTACCTGAGAgtcctaaatatttatttataattaaagaacAGAAACAAAAGGCTTTAGATG AACTCAGCAGGATACGTAATATGGATATAATGCTTCTACAAGTAGAAATTTCTAATCTCCAGCAAGAAATAGAATCAAAAACATCAGCTGAACCTTGGACAATGAGACGTATGATCAAAGATCCAAATTTGAAGCTTCCTGTATTCTTAGTTTGTTTAATACAGTTTGGACAACAAATGAGTGGCATAAATGTTGTGTTTTATTATTCCAATGCCATCTTTCTTAATGCCGGACTTGGTATCGCTGGAGCACAATATGCTACTCTTGGTACTGGAGTAGCTAATATTGCCATGGCATTAATTTCTGTACCAGTGATGTCATCTTTAAATAGGAGGGTTGTTTTACTCAGcagtatttatttatgttttgtaTGCTTGATAGTGTTGTGTATTTCAATGTTATTAAAT caTGTATCATCATGTATGCCAGTTATCTGTGTTGTAGCTGTAATGGCTTATGTGATATTTTATGGTATTGGTCTCGGTCCGATCCCATACTTCATTGGATCTGAATTATTTGATGTTGGCCCTGGTCCAGTAGCAATGGCACTGGGTAGCATTTTTAATTGGGGTGGAAATTTCATGGTAGGCATGATGTTTCCAACACTGGAGAGTATTATAGGCCCATACACTTTTCTAATATTCGCTGGAGCTCTTTTACTTCTTGCACAATTCGTTAG GATATTTTTACCTGAAACAAGAGGAAGAAATACGACGGATGTCGCGGCATCGATTAATCAAGGCTTCAGTTCTAGACCAAATTCAATACCGCATTCTATGGCAAATTCCATTTTTGCCGGTTAG
- the LOC100879842 gene encoding solute carrier family 2, facilitated glucose transporter member 3 isoform X3, which yields MKTPGGWTFPLILAGVTCCLGSAVPAGFNIGVLNNAAHLIEAFCNASIKERYDVDVSQNNLKIIWSTVVSIFLIGGAVGSFLGSWVADRYGRKGALCIGNIFGIAGAGMFFLIRKLNSIELLLAGRLIVGFSGGFATCVVPMYMAEIAPLRLRGAVGVLCQLGITCGVFLGQIAGLHSVLGTENSWHYMLGAFVPLCVYALVLTSIVLPESPKYLFIIKEQKQKALDELSRIRNMDIMLLQVEISNLQQEIESKTSAEPWTMRRMIKDPNLKLPVFLVCLIQFGQQMSGINVVFYYSNAIFLNAGLGIAGAQYATLGTGVANIAMALISVPVMSSLNRRVVLLSSIYLCFVCLIVLCISMLLNHVSSCMPVICVVAVMAYVIFYGIGLGPIPYFIGSELFDVGPGPVAMALGSIFNWGGNFMVGMMFPTLESIIGPYTFLIFAGALLLLAQFVRIFLPETRGRNTTDVAASINQGFSSRPNSIPHSMANSIFAG from the exons ATGAAG ACACCGGGTGGATGGACTTTTCCCTTAATCTTAGCAGGTGTTACTTGTTGTCTAGGATCAGCTGTACCAGCAGGATTTAACATAGGAGTATTAAACAATGCAGCCCAT TTGATAGAAGCATTTTGTAATGCAAGTATCAAAGAAAGATATGACGTGGATGTTTCccaaaataacctaaaaataatttGGTCTACTGTTGTTTCAATCTTTCTAATTGGTGGTGCAGTTGGTTCATTTCTTGGCAGTTGGGTAGCAGACAGATATGGAAGAAAGGGAGCACTATGTATTGGAAATATATTTGGCATTGCTGGAGCTGGAATGTTTTTCTTGATACGAAAATTGAACTCAATTGAACTGCTGTTAGCAGGTCGATTAATTGTTG GCTTTTCTGGAGGTTTTGCAACATGTGTAGTACCAATGTATATGGCAGAAATTGCACCCCTTAGATTAAGAGGTGCTGTTGGAGTCTTATGTCAGTTAGGAATTACATGTGGAGTGTTTCTAGGTCAAATTGCAGGACTTCATTCGGTACTAGGAACTGAAAATTCTTGGCATTACATGTTGGGAGCTTTTGTTCCATTATGTGTATATGCTTTAGTTCTTACAAGCATTGTTTTACCTGAGAgtcctaaatatttatttataattaaagaacAGAAACAAAAGGCTTTAGATG AACTCAGCAGGATACGTAATATGGATATAATGCTTCTACAAGTAGAAATTTCTAATCTCCAGCAAGAAATAGAATCAAAAACATCAGCTGAACCTTGGACAATGAGACGTATGATCAAAGATCCAAATTTGAAGCTTCCTGTATTCTTAGTTTGTTTAATACAGTTTGGACAACAAATGAGTGGCATAAATGTTGTGTTTTATTATTCCAATGCCATCTTTCTTAATGCCGGACTTGGTATCGCTGGAGCACAATATGCTACTCTTGGTACTGGAGTAGCTAATATTGCCATGGCATTAATTTCTGTACCAGTGATGTCATCTTTAAATAGGAGGGTTGTTTTACTCAGcagtatttatttatgttttgtaTGCTTGATAGTGTTGTGTATTTCAATGTTATTAAAT caTGTATCATCATGTATGCCAGTTATCTGTGTTGTAGCTGTAATGGCTTATGTGATATTTTATGGTATTGGTCTCGGTCCGATCCCATACTTCATTGGATCTGAATTATTTGATGTTGGCCCTGGTCCAGTAGCAATGGCACTGGGTAGCATTTTTAATTGGGGTGGAAATTTCATGGTAGGCATGATGTTTCCAACACTGGAGAGTATTATAGGCCCATACACTTTTCTAATATTCGCTGGAGCTCTTTTACTTCTTGCACAATTCGTTAG GATATTTTTACCTGAAACAAGAGGAAGAAATACGACGGATGTCGCGGCATCGATTAATCAAGGCTTCAGTTCTAGACCAAATTCAATACCGCATTCTATGGCAAATTCCATTTTTGCCGGTTAG
- the LOC100879842 gene encoding solute carrier family 2, facilitated glucose transporter member 3 isoform X2, producing MALDSHAAVLVDDERPHQSTSGNRDERSTPGGWTFPLILAGVTCCLGSAVPAGFNIGVLNNAAHLIEAFCNASIKERYDVDVSQNNLKIIWSTVVSIFLIGGAVGSFLGSWVADRYGRKGALCIGNIFGIAGAGMFFLIRKLNSIELLLAGRLIVGFSGGFATCVVPMYMAEIAPLRLRGAVGVLCQLGITCGVFLGQIAGLHSVLGTENSWHYMLGAFVPLCVYALVLTSIVLPESPKYLFIIKEQKQKALDELSRIRNMDIMLLQVEISNLQQEIESKTSAEPWTMRRMIKDPNLKLPVFLVCLIQFGQQMSGINVVFYYSNAIFLNAGLGIAGAQYATLGTGVANIAMALISVPVMSSLNRRVVLLSSIYLCFVCLIVLCISMLLNHVSSCMPVICVVAVMAYVIFYGIGLGPIPYFIGSELFDVGPGPVAMALGSIFNWGGNFMVGMMFPTLESIIGPYTFLIFAGALLLLAQFVRIFLPETRGRNTTDVAASINQGFSSRPNSIPHSMANSIFAG from the exons ATGGCGTTgg ATAGTCATGCTGCCGTACTCGTGGACGATGAACGTCCGCATCAATCAACCTCGGGTAATCGTGACGAAAGATcg ACACCGGGTGGATGGACTTTTCCCTTAATCTTAGCAGGTGTTACTTGTTGTCTAGGATCAGCTGTACCAGCAGGATTTAACATAGGAGTATTAAACAATGCAGCCCAT TTGATAGAAGCATTTTGTAATGCAAGTATCAAAGAAAGATATGACGTGGATGTTTCccaaaataacctaaaaataatttGGTCTACTGTTGTTTCAATCTTTCTAATTGGTGGTGCAGTTGGTTCATTTCTTGGCAGTTGGGTAGCAGACAGATATGGAAGAAAGGGAGCACTATGTATTGGAAATATATTTGGCATTGCTGGAGCTGGAATGTTTTTCTTGATACGAAAATTGAACTCAATTGAACTGCTGTTAGCAGGTCGATTAATTGTTG GCTTTTCTGGAGGTTTTGCAACATGTGTAGTACCAATGTATATGGCAGAAATTGCACCCCTTAGATTAAGAGGTGCTGTTGGAGTCTTATGTCAGTTAGGAATTACATGTGGAGTGTTTCTAGGTCAAATTGCAGGACTTCATTCGGTACTAGGAACTGAAAATTCTTGGCATTACATGTTGGGAGCTTTTGTTCCATTATGTGTATATGCTTTAGTTCTTACAAGCATTGTTTTACCTGAGAgtcctaaatatttatttataattaaagaacAGAAACAAAAGGCTTTAGATG AACTCAGCAGGATACGTAATATGGATATAATGCTTCTACAAGTAGAAATTTCTAATCTCCAGCAAGAAATAGAATCAAAAACATCAGCTGAACCTTGGACAATGAGACGTATGATCAAAGATCCAAATTTGAAGCTTCCTGTATTCTTAGTTTGTTTAATACAGTTTGGACAACAAATGAGTGGCATAAATGTTGTGTTTTATTATTCCAATGCCATCTTTCTTAATGCCGGACTTGGTATCGCTGGAGCACAATATGCTACTCTTGGTACTGGAGTAGCTAATATTGCCATGGCATTAATTTCTGTACCAGTGATGTCATCTTTAAATAGGAGGGTTGTTTTACTCAGcagtatttatttatgttttgtaTGCTTGATAGTGTTGTGTATTTCAATGTTATTAAAT caTGTATCATCATGTATGCCAGTTATCTGTGTTGTAGCTGTAATGGCTTATGTGATATTTTATGGTATTGGTCTCGGTCCGATCCCATACTTCATTGGATCTGAATTATTTGATGTTGGCCCTGGTCCAGTAGCAATGGCACTGGGTAGCATTTTTAATTGGGGTGGAAATTTCATGGTAGGCATGATGTTTCCAACACTGGAGAGTATTATAGGCCCATACACTTTTCTAATATTCGCTGGAGCTCTTTTACTTCTTGCACAATTCGTTAG GATATTTTTACCTGAAACAAGAGGAAGAAATACGACGGATGTCGCGGCATCGATTAATCAAGGCTTCAGTTCTAGACCAAATTCAATACCGCATTCTATGGCAAATTCCATTTTTGCCGGTTAG
- the LOC100879733 gene encoding solute carrier family 25 member 35 isoform X1, producing MTAAPNTRTNKPPGIEFAIGGLAAVGAGFFTNPVDVVKVRLQLQGELEARNSYKKIYKNTVHAAYLIAKHEGILALQAGIVPALYFQVVLNGIRLGIYNTAKKYELITNDKGNTDVLKTVIVTGTAGCIGAVLGSPFYMVKTQLQAQSAQSIAVGHQHNYSGTWYAFKSLWKEGGFFALYRGWYANIPRVFVGSATQLTTFGLTADWLRSLEIFTDQPLLLTFLASLIGGSCVALTMQPFDVLATRLYNQRTDAGGKGSLYNGLLDALIKISRTEGLTGLYKGIFPTWMRIAPHTVLCLVFYEKLDQLYNRFRN from the exons ATGACTGCAGCGCCGAACACACGCACAAACAAACC TCCAGGCATTGAGTTCGCAATTGGAGGGTTAGCGGCAGTAGGCGCTGGATTCTTCACAAATCCAGTTGACGTAGTTAAAGTACGTCTACAGTTACAAGGAGAGTTAGAAGCACGAAACtcgtacaaaaaaatatacaaaaataccgTGCATGCGGCTTATCTGATAGCAAAACATGAGGGTATACTTGCATTACAAGCTGGTATTGTACCCGCCCTGTATTTTCAAGTGGTGCTCAATGGAATACGGTTAGGTATTTATAATACAGCGAAAAAGTATGAACTTATTACTAACGATAAAGGGAACACCGACGTTTTAAAGACTGTGATAGTAACTGGAACAGCTGGATGCATAGGAGCTGTACTTGGTAGTCCTTTCTATATG GTAAAAACACAATTACAAGCACAATCAGCACAGTCCATAGCTGTTGGACATCAGCACAATTATTCTGGTACCTGGTATGCGTTTAAATCTTTGTGGAAAGAAGGTGGATTCTTTGCTTTATACCGTGGCTGGTATGCCAACATACCACGCGTTTTTGTTGGATCTGCGACGCAGTTGACTACATTTGGATTAACTGCGGATTGGCTACGTTCTTTAGAA ATCTTTACAGATCAGCCACtacttttaacatttttggcTTCCTTAATCGGTGGAAGTTGTGTGGCTCTTACCATGCAACCGTTTGATGTTTTAGCAACCAGACTGTACAATCAAC GGACGGATGCAGGCGGAAAAGGGTCGTTATACAATGGACTTCTGGACGCACTTATTAAAATATCACGGACAGAAGGACTGACTGGTTTATACAAAGGAATTTTTCCAACATGGATGAGAATAGCACCGCACACCGTGCTGTGTTTAGtcttttatgaaaaattagatCAATTATACAACAGATTTCGAAATtga
- the LOC100879733 gene encoding solute carrier family 25 member 35 isoform X2, which yields MNTVRCPGIEFAIGGLAAVGAGFFTNPVDVVKVRLQLQGELEARNSYKKIYKNTVHAAYLIAKHEGILALQAGIVPALYFQVVLNGIRLGIYNTAKKYELITNDKGNTDVLKTVIVTGTAGCIGAVLGSPFYMVKTQLQAQSAQSIAVGHQHNYSGTWYAFKSLWKEGGFFALYRGWYANIPRVFVGSATQLTTFGLTADWLRSLEIFTDQPLLLTFLASLIGGSCVALTMQPFDVLATRLYNQRTDAGGKGSLYNGLLDALIKISRTEGLTGLYKGIFPTWMRIAPHTVLCLVFYEKLDQLYNRFRN from the exons ATGAATACGGTCAGATG TCCAGGCATTGAGTTCGCAATTGGAGGGTTAGCGGCAGTAGGCGCTGGATTCTTCACAAATCCAGTTGACGTAGTTAAAGTACGTCTACAGTTACAAGGAGAGTTAGAAGCACGAAACtcgtacaaaaaaatatacaaaaataccgTGCATGCGGCTTATCTGATAGCAAAACATGAGGGTATACTTGCATTACAAGCTGGTATTGTACCCGCCCTGTATTTTCAAGTGGTGCTCAATGGAATACGGTTAGGTATTTATAATACAGCGAAAAAGTATGAACTTATTACTAACGATAAAGGGAACACCGACGTTTTAAAGACTGTGATAGTAACTGGAACAGCTGGATGCATAGGAGCTGTACTTGGTAGTCCTTTCTATATG GTAAAAACACAATTACAAGCACAATCAGCACAGTCCATAGCTGTTGGACATCAGCACAATTATTCTGGTACCTGGTATGCGTTTAAATCTTTGTGGAAAGAAGGTGGATTCTTTGCTTTATACCGTGGCTGGTATGCCAACATACCACGCGTTTTTGTTGGATCTGCGACGCAGTTGACTACATTTGGATTAACTGCGGATTGGCTACGTTCTTTAGAA ATCTTTACAGATCAGCCACtacttttaacatttttggcTTCCTTAATCGGTGGAAGTTGTGTGGCTCTTACCATGCAACCGTTTGATGTTTTAGCAACCAGACTGTACAATCAAC GGACGGATGCAGGCGGAAAAGGGTCGTTATACAATGGACTTCTGGACGCACTTATTAAAATATCACGGACAGAAGGACTGACTGGTTTATACAAAGGAATTTTTCCAACATGGATGAGAATAGCACCGCACACCGTGCTGTGTTTAGtcttttatgaaaaattagatCAATTATACAACAGATTTCGAAATtga
- the Gas41 gene encoding YEATS domain-containing protein 4 Gas41 translates to MMATTNEFGPDSGGRVKGVTIVKPIVYGNVARYFGKKREEDGHTHQWTVYVKPYHNEDMSTYVKKVHFKLHESYNNPNRIMTKPPYELTETGWGEFEIVIKIYFHDPNERPVTIYHILKLFQTTPEIQLGKKSLVSEFYEEIVFQDPTALMQHLLNSSRPITLGVWRHNTDFEAKKESTMKAIMEARNKIRLEVIDLKEKVTLAKETIAKFKEEIAKISKAGGSLSVT, encoded by the exons atgaTGGCAACAACTAATGAATTTGGACCGGATTCTGGTGGTAGAGTGaag GGAGTTACGATAGTAAAACCAATAGTATATGGTAATGTTGCTCGATATTTTGGAAAAAAGAGGGAAGAGGATGGGCATACTCATCAGTGGACAGTTTATGTTAAGCCGTATCACAATGAAGATATGTCAACATATGTAAAAAAAGTCCATTTCAAATTACACGAAAGCTATAATAATCCTAATCGTATTATGACAAAACCACCTTATGAACTTACTGAAACTGGTTggggagaatttgaaattgttattaaaatatatttccatgATCCTAATGAACGGCCT GTAACTATATACCATATATTAAAACTATTTCAAACAACTCCTGAAATACAATTGGGAAAGAAAAGCTTGGTGTCTGAATTTTACGAAGAAATAGTTTTCCAAGATCCAACAGCACTGAtgcaacatttattaaattctagTAGGCCTATAACTCTGGGTGTATGGCGTCATAATACAGACT TTGAAGCAAAAAAGGAATCCACAATGAAAGCAATAATGGAAGCACGAAACAAAATAAGGCTGGAGGTGATTGATCTTAAAGAAAAAGTGACATTAGCAAAAGAAACAATTGCTAAATTCAAGGAAGAAATTGCCAAGATCTCTAAAGCTGGTGGAAGTTTGTCTGTCACATAA